Genomic segment of Panicum virgatum strain AP13 chromosome 9N, P.virgatum_v5, whole genome shotgun sequence:
TATAAtcggaatttgaatttgatggaTAGTTTACAAACTACAACTTGGTAAGCTCTGAAATTGTTTGCATGTTGAAATTGTTTGCATATGTTAGTCCATTATGGTAAATACTTCGTGCCGCTGCATCTCGAGAGAGAGCCCGTGTTAGTGAGCGAAGGAAAATGGAGAAGGCCCAGGTGATAATGTACCGTGGGGACCTACCTACGCACATGTGAGAACTGAAAATAGAAATCCCTCCAATGATACCTACGGCCGCCCCCGTCCCCGGGGAGTCTATTCCTCGCGCGCGCTACTGGAGCTCGAGCTGTCGCAGAAGGGAGGCGAGCTGACTGTGCTTCTTCAATCTCGAGCCAGCGATGGTGGTTGGCGCCGGGGTTAGGGGAGGGGGGTGGCCGGGGTCCGAGGGGTGGTTggtggggggagcggccgccggcgaggtcgccggcggccggggtggtggagggcggcggcggcggccttaggatctagggttgctgggggcggcggcggcggtgaagagCTCCATGGCCACCGGACCTAGAAGAGAAGGTGGTGGGGGGAGGAATCGACCGGCGGTGGGCGGTGGTGtgtgggcgggcggcgaggcggcgctccgtgccgccggccggggtggtgggcgccggcggccgggccagGTCCCGGGCGGGGGCGTGGCGCCGGAGAGGTTAGGGGAGGACGGGGATGCGCCGGCGGTGTTTGgtgggcggacggcgcggcggcgagagccgccggccggggcggaggacgaaggggcgggggcggaggacgAAGCGCCTTCTGCGAGTGGATCGATTCCACTCGCGCGCGGTGAATAGACACCCCccgtccccgcccccgcccccacccGCGACTGGACCCCaagccgccgcgccgcagcgACCCCGGACGGGAGGCGCGGCCCTGCCCTGATCCCGCGGCTGGCCCCAGGCCGCCGCGCCACAGCGGCTCCCGACGGGGgcattgccgggactggggtggGGACGGGTCTGTTGCAGGATGCGCCTCTGAGGAAGTACAAAGGTGCGGCGGTCCCGGCGGATGACAAATGGGCCCCATCTGACACCCACACCAGCGGCGCTCTGGCAGCGGCAGGCACCCAAAACCCGAGGAGGCGAGACACAAACCTTGAGAACACCTCAAAAGGAGGAGATTCTCCTCGCCCCTTCCAGCAGCGCAGCCGACGGGCGAGGCGGCGACGGTAGCCGCCGTCGCAGCCGCTGCCTTCGCCTCCTGCCGGTCCTCTCCCGCGCGGTCTCGCAggacgccgcgccgccactgTGGTGTTCGGGGGCGGCTCGGAGGACCCGCGGCCCCCTCGGCTTatccgcccctccgccgccggcgccatcgaGGTGAGCGATTTCCTCGCGTCCACACGGCTCCTGATCCCGGCGTGGTCCAATGCTCGCGCGCAGCGCTTGATTGTTGGGTTGTTTCTCTGATTGCCGGTTGGGGTTTTCCTTTCGGTTCATGCTCTGTTCCCGCTGCGCTTGCTCTGTTTCGCCTCCGCATTGTGCGGGGGTTTGGATTTGCGTCTTGGGGTCGCGGTTTTTGGCGCACGTGATCAGGTGACTACTGGAGACCGGTGGGGATCGGTGTCCGCTGATCCCGGgcgttatgttttttttttttcttgtgtgtgtgtgtgtgttgtttTCCTCTTCTGGTCAAGCCCACGTCATTGCAGAGGATGATCGAGGCTTCCGTATGTCAACGGTAGAAAAACCAGAAATTCTGATTTCTGAAGGGCTTCAAAGTCCTCGTCACCATCGATTCCATCGATGGAATAGTCCTGATCTCCACCGTGGCTCGTGTTGTCAGGGTGCCTCAAGGAATTAGTCCTTGAAAAGACCTGCGGATTGCGGTTACCTGACAAGCTTCTTGTCAGGACAGAGTCAACGGTTCTCTAGTCTGGTGCCCCACCCCTGAAAACCGATCTGTAGTTGCTCCTTGACATTCTCCTTTAAAGTTTTCTTCAAAAAGAAATTCTTCTTTCAAGTTAGTGCATCCGTGGAGAAGTGCCTGGAATTTGCTTGATCAATAACAACGGACACTGGAGATCAGAATGTAGCTCAGACACCATTTATCTTCATAATTCAGAAGCTTTGTTTGATTTTATGGAAAAATAATAACGTCTTCTGTGATGGCGAGAAAGAGGGTGTAGGATAGTCGGTAATAGGAGCACAACCGCGGTCAGAACTTGTCACATGTAGAAGCAATTGTCCGTAAGCTCTGTGCTAGTTATTTGGTATCATGCTGTTATATTTCTATTTGTTCATTTGTTAACGTTGGTGTTCTGATTGGATGTTTTCATGTGTACTAGTTGAAGCGAAAAGCAGTTCATACTTTACCTACGATTGGTTAAAACTGGCTGTTTGATTACTGTTCCATTCTTCGTTGCTGTGGTTCAATAGGTAACTACTAACTACTATGGGCAGCAGAGAGTGATATTGTGCAGAACGGTACATGCTTCCACTGCGTTGTATGTTGTGTGTACGCACGCATGTTTTTCTGGTGGGTTGGGGGGTCCCATGAGACAAAGTTATGTCCTTTTAGTGAAATATATGGATGCTTGCGACATTGGGCTGTATCCCTGATATTGTTTCTTGCATATAACCTATATTATATTACATGGGTTCAGGCCCTGTCTATGGTTTATGAAGGGTATTTGGTGCTATCATATTTCCATTTTGAAATGGTTCTCTTCGATTCCTTTTACTCTCCAAGTAGTTCATTTGTGATGTAAGTATTTTAAATGCTGTGTAGTGTAGCCTGCTAACAGTGAAACAAAGTAGGATACTCTACATGCATTGCCAGAGTGTGATTGTAGATGTACACCTAGACCACCTAGGTTCAAGTCCTTGTCGAGGCGAATTTGGGTATTTCATTCTTAATAAAAAGCCACCAAATTCCTCCTAGGTTGGTCTTTCTTTTAAGGTTTGTCATTTAAGGGCTGGTCTATCATTATTGTACTCTTACTTATTTTGTGTTCCTTTTTCATTATAACTAATTATACTGTTAATTGAAGAAATTTAGTTCAACCATCATATTCAGAACGATCTTTTGCCTTTTGCTGCTTACACTAACAGTCTTGCTCTCTTATTCCTTCTGTTTGGTTTCTACTTTGTCATCATGAAATTTACCACGTTACTGTTGTGCAGGATGGAGCTAAATCACGAACTTCCTAGAGCTACTCTTAATGCCATAAAAATTGATCTCATGACCAGTGCAGATATGGTAAGCTTCTAATTTTGCATAACTCACCTTTTCTCCCGGGAAGTAAAGTGCTAAACTTTTTTTACTTTTATACTTCACCGTCTTCTTTTGTGAGTAGCAAGTTTTTTCAATTTACAACCCATGCTCCTAGACATCTATgcaaatgtttattttttttcatcaaGTCGGTACATAGAGTAATTTGATTATTCTATTCATTGCTTTTTTTTACAATCATTTAACAATGTCAGGAAAAATTGAGCAGCATAAGCATAGTAGAAGTAAGTGATGTCACTAGTCCCAAGTTAGGACTACCAAATGGTTCGCCGCAGTGTGAGACTTGTGGATCTCAAAGTGAACGTGACTGTGATGGTGAGTAAAATTAAACATGCTTACCTTGAAATGTAATATTAAGCATGCAGTATCGAAGCATGTGGTTTGTATGCATTTCAGTGCAAAGGGATCCAACTTGTCAAAATTTTAGGGCATTTTGGTGTGACTAAGCTGGCAGCAACTGTACACAACCCATACTTTATCGATGAAGTTGTTCACTTTCTAAATCAAATATGTCCTGGCTGCCTTAGTCCAAGGGAAAGCATAGATTTGAAGGTTTGTACTTTCCACACCGAGCTATTTTCATCCTCACTAAGCACTACATGTTTTGTATCTTTGCCAAAGTTCATTGATACCATAGTTTAGTAGCCGAATCACTTTCAGATTATCAGGGCCTTTGTCGAGAGCTCTCCTTGGTGATCTGATGGACTAAAATGGGCCAGAGATTCCTACATACAGAATAAAAGACTGTAAAATAAATAGCAGGAGTACTTATCATTACTAATGCATCTACAGTGAACCTGTAAATGCTATTCATTAATGAATTTACCTCTTAGGTAACCAATTACTTATTTATAGGTGTTGATACATATAAAAACAATAGAATGTTTTCAAGAAAATTGTGTATATCAGTTTGATGCTTATTACCTAATAAGTCTCTTTTCTTTGCATCTCATGTTAAGTCATCTTGTCctgaaaataaatattatttattgtCTGCATCGAAGTTTCATACCAGAGCATTTCTTTTCACATTTGATAACTCTTTGATTTGTACTAACTAATCATACAATTGACTCAACTCTAGGTGAAACTGTAGAAATAGCATTCTCAGGCATGATGAATTTATATAATTGCTTTATTCCACTTATAGATTTATTTGATGTTATTCAACTGCTTACAAGTGAGTTCATCGATGGTATATCTAGTTTTTAACATATGGAAGCACATGGCTAACTTATGTTTAGGTAGGTAACAGTTTCTTTATTAGTCCCACAGGACTGCTTGTCATGTTTATTCAGGATATGTTTGTGCTAAATGGGCTTTAGAAATAGGTTATCTTTGTATGTGCATAATAGCTACCTTTGTTTCTTCAGTGTTTAATGTTTTCCCTTGTGTGACCCTGCTTCTGGTATTCCAAGGGTTCCTCCTTTTTGGACAAACAAGTATTTACTATGGTATTATGAGTTAgaacgccccacctagccaacccgaccataaaacccaggtgttatagtgggaggggtgggggcttttatcctcagtccaacattccccctacTGCGTGCGAGCCGGGCGAGCCGCGGGGCTGTGCCACCTGTCCGGTCTCAGCACTTCGGTCTCAGCGAACGCAGCcagggaaatcgcgcagcggaaatgcgtggccgggagggatcgaacccaggacctcggctctggtaccaagttagaacgccccacctagccaacccgaccataaaacccaggtgttatagtgggaggggtgggggcttttatcctcaGTCCAACATTATGCCTACTGCATTCTCTTGCCATGgttttatctatttctaaaatTAGTAGAGGTGCACTTGTTATGACACTAATGTTTTTTTCTCTTATACATCATTGTTTCCTTTATTGAAGAGATTGGGGAGTGAACCAGTTCAAACAGCATGCAAGTATTGCTCGGTAAGTGCATATTTAGTTCTATTGGGGCGTATTCTTCCACCTTGTATTAAACCTTGTGTTTTTACTGGACAGAAGGATGGCTCTAAACTTTACCCTAGCGTAATCTTTAAGACGCTGTCAAGTCCAAGAGTATTATTATCCAAGAGTAGACTTCACAGAAGCACAAGCGTGATGGAAAGAATTTCGATTGTTGCAGAAGCTACTGACAGAGTGTCTAATAAGTCAAAGGGTAAAGGTTTGCTTGAAGGCCTGCCCCAGGATTATTGGGATTTTGTACCTTCTGAAAATCAGCAACTGCAGTCTACTATGACCAAGATAATATTATCACCCTACCAAGTAATGTTTTCATTTCCAGCCATTCATTTTTGGTATAGGCTATTCTGTGTTGGCTTCCAGATTAGATTTACTCGTCCACTGTTTTTCCCCTGAGAAAAGACCATGTATTGTCTGATTATTGTTAATAGGGTCTCTGTTAATTTGGCTCATGTTTTTGTATCAGATACCGATGATTTAAAATGTACCGTGTAGGACACATGAAAGGGGGCATGGGGTTACTTGTATTGTCTGAAGTACTTAATGTACCAATCAAGGGCAATCTGCTGCTCATATTCACATAAATATATCTTGTTTCAGAAAGTAAGAATGTCCCTGATCTCTTTTGCCATATTTACAGGTCTTTCACATGTTGAAGAAAAGTGACCCTGAACTTATAAAACAATTTGTTTCAAGGCGGGAGCTATTGTTTCTATCATGTTTACCAGTGACTCCTAATTGCCATCGTGTTGTGGAGATTGGATATGGTCTTTCAGATGCGCGGCTAACTTTTGTAAGTAGcatgcctttttttttaaatgttatCTATTCATCATTTTCCATCCATTCGTGATTAGTACCCTTCTATTATTCTAGTTCAAATGCTAACTATCTGTATAGTTTCGAGTAAATCTTTTGGTAAGTCTATGGGAAGTCATTTAATTCAGAGCAAATCCACTTAATGTCTTTGAAGTAGTTCTTCGCTTGATTTGCTATCAATAATGTCCACTTCACTCCATGCCATTGCCAGATTGCATGGAGTAATTTGAAATCAGGATTTCAAGTTCTTTATTCCCTCTCACTCCATTAGTGAATAAATGGTGTCATGGGGCTATTCTAGATTTCTAggtctctctcccctctcttaACTTGTTTTAGAGTGTGTTGCAGGCCCTTTTATATCTGTAACTTCTTGGGGATCTTTCCCCCttctcttcttaatatattgacgcgcagctctcctgcgagTTTGAGGAAAAAAAGAATAGTGTTAGtggtcatctttttactgtccTTGTCGTGACCGTTCTATTTGTCTAGCGTGTGTGGATGCATGGTGCACGCGTTGTGTTTGCATGTTTATCTTTGTTACCTTTTTAATTCCTTCTTTAATCAAATAGCACGTATCTCTCTTGCGTGTTTGAGAAAGGAATGGTGAAGAAATCTGAAATCTGGATGGCTTGCAGCGAAATCCAAACTATTGGATGGCAAATCATGGAACCAAATTCTCCGATGTGTCCCTGATCATCTTGGGTGCTTGGGCTACCTGGAAGCATCATGATTCATGCATCTTTGAGGGCGTGTTTCTGGAGTCCAGACGGTTGTATGTGCTGGTTTTCGTAGATGTTGATCTGTGGACTGCGGGCTTGAGCTAGAGGCTTAACACAAGTATTGACCCCAAGCCCCCAACCTAGCCTGCAGTCTGACCTTTGTGGCGTGGCGTGTTGCTTTTCTGTCTTTCTATCTATCCTTatcccttttttttgtttgtttccaAGGTGGGTGGTCCACCCTTGTAACCCTATTTTCCCCCTCCTATACTGGAATACATGCAATTTTCTTGAATGTTTGAGAAAAGTTAATGAGCTCTACTCACACgacatggtgggaaacaatttCATTGTGCTGCCAGATGCACAAGCTTTTTTTACTTATTTCAAATGGAGCTAGAACTTTCTCTTTTTTCCGTTATACTCCATCTTTTTTTTAGATATATGAACTAATTAGCCTGTCCTAATAGACATTTATTTAAAAATGGAGGGATTAGGTTTGTTCAAATGTCCATGTTATAACGGTCTGATGCACTATACTGCACTACACATTTGAACCACGTTGGCTTTTCTGTTGTAAACATACAATTTCATTCATTGCATGTTTGAAGTAGGATGACAGAACAAAGGCTTACAAGAGGATGGTTGATGTCAGTAGGAGAATTGATGACTACCGTCAGCATCCACAGTTCAGTGTTCTCGCAAGTTCACTTGTCTCAAGCCGAGTTTCAGAATGCCTGAAGTCATCCAAGGCAAGAAAGCTAGTgttgtcttcttttttttattgcaTATATGTCATTCTGATCTATCAGATCTGCTAAATTCTTAGAAAAATGCTGTGTTTAAATGCAAACAATTCGATCATATTTTCTATTCTGTCCAAACCCATTTAAATTACTCTAATCTAGCTGTTGTCGATGAACCATTATATTTAACAATTCTAGGTTTTTTGGGTCGTTAGACAAATGTAAGGTGCTTTTTATTTGAAGAAGCTTTTGTTTATTGTGTTCAACACACTCATATGACCTATGCAGCTAATCCTTTTTCGTGGAACTTAACCTGACTATAAAAGAGAATGCCAGCTTCTTTAAATGCATCTTACATGATCCATTGTGAAAATCATGAACATGCTCGACACTTGTCCCATGGTTATCAGAGGAATATCTATGTCTGACAAATATCAAAAGAATATCAATATCTGTTACGTGTTGTTAAGTTTTAACGCATCATAGACTTCACATATTCCCACACAAATTCAATCCAATTGCACTGAAGGAACTTAAACCTTCAATTTGTTGAAACTTGTCATTATCTTCATAGCTTTAACCAAATGTCTTATGGAAGTTACTTCGGAATGAGggtaaatgatttttttttgttaagtgCCTATTAACAATAAATTCTCAGATTTTATTATAACTGTGGTACTGGCAAATGTCTTTAGCTTAATTCATTGacatttttgtttctttcagtTATACTCTAGAAAGACAGAGGGGGAGACAACCACAGATACGTACGGAATGAAATGGCTAAAGGATGCTGTTCTCAGCAAAAGATCAGATAATGCTTTTCGAAGTATTATGGTTGGAGACCCAAAAATTAGGTTATGGGAAATTGGCATTCCTGAAGGTTTAGCTTCAAATTTGGTTGTTTCTGAGCCTGTTAGtacttataatttagaaaatATGAATTTGAAGTGCAACCTGCACCTTCTAGCTAAGGAAGAACTGTTTATTCGCCGAAATGGGAAGCTAATGTTTATTCGGAAGGCAAATCAGCTAGAAGTTGGCGACATTGCCTATAGACCATTGCAAGATGGTGATCTTATTCTCATCAACAGGCCTCCTTCAGTTCATCAACATTCACTGATTGCATTGTCTACAAAAATTCTTCCAATTCAGTCTGTTGTATCAATCAATCCACTATGCTGTACACCTTTTTTGGGAGACTTTGATGGGGATTGTTTGCATGGATATATCCCACAATCTATACGATCAAGAATTGAGCTTGGAGAGCTGGTAAGCTTACACCAGCAGCTGTTGAATATGCAAGATGGTCGGAGTTTGGTGTCACTAACACATGACTCTCTTGCTGCTGCACATTTGTTAACAAGTGCAGATATTTTTCTGAAGAAATCTGAATTACAGCAGCTTCAAATGCTATGCCTTTCAGTATCAGACACACCAGTACCAGCAGTAGTTAAATCTATGGACTTTCAAAGTTCTCTGTGGACTGGTAAGCAATTATTCAGCATGCTTCTTCCTTCAGGCATGAATTTCATTTGCGATAGGAAGTTGCACATAATAGACAGTGAAGTTCTTACCTGCTCTTCGGGGTCTTCTTGGTTACAAAATAGCACATCTGGTCTCTTTTCTATCATGTTCAAACAGTATGGCCACAAGGCACTTGACTTCCTTTCTTCTGCCCAAGAAGTACTCTGTGAGTTCTTAACAATGAGGGGTTTAAGTGTCTCTCTTTCAGATCTGTATATGTTCTCAGATCATTACTCAAGGAGAAAACTGACTGAGGGAGTCAAACTGGCTTTGGATGAAGCTGAAGAAGCTTTCCGAATCAAGCAAATATTGCTGGATCCAATCAACATACCTGTTCTAAAGTGTCATGATGAAACTGAAGATGTAACTTACAGACAATCTGATTATATTCTGAACAATCTATCAGTTGTCAGATCTTCAATCATGGCATTTAAAGATGTCTTCAGTGATCTCCTAAAAATGGTGCAACAACATGTTAGCAATGATAActcgatgatggtgatgattaATGCGGGAAGCAAGGGTAGCATGTTGAAATATGCGCAGCAAACTGCATGTGTTGGTCTTCAACTTCCAGCAAGCAAATTTCCCTTCAGAATTCCTTCCGAACTCTCATGTATTAGCTGGAATGAGCAGAAGTCATTAAGTTGTGAAGCTGAGGGTAACAACGGACGTGTGGGAGGTCAAAACCTTTACGCTGTAATCAGGCATTCCTTCATTGAGGGTTTAAATCCATTGGAGTGTCTTCTGCATGCTATATCTGGTAGGGCAAACTTCTTCAGTGAGCATGCTGATGTGCCTGGGACACTAACGAGAAAGTTAATGTATCACTTGAGAGATCTACATGTTGCTTATGATGGAACTGTTAGAAGTTCTTACGGGCAGCACATAACACAATTCTCTTATGACACTGCTGATGATATGTATTGTAATCGTGATCGGATAGATGAAATTGGTGCCCCTGTTGGTTCTTGGGCCGCTAGTTCGGTTTCAGAAGCTGCATATGGAGCTTTGGATCACCCAGTTAATGGTTTAGAGGACTCCCCTCTAATGAATCTACAAGTAACATTCTTCTATCTGTTTGTTAATGTCTATACTTATCGTGTGGCCACTGCCCTCTGTAATTTCTTCCCCTaacaatatattttattttgctGTGCAGGAAGTATTTAAGTGTCACAAGGGTACAAATTCTGGTGATCATGTTGGTTTGCTTTTCCTGTCAAAGCATTTGAAGAAGTATAGATATGGTCTGGAATATGCATCCCTAGAAGTTAAAAACCATCTCGAGCGAGTAAACTTCTCTGATTTGGTTGAAATCGTCATGATTATGTTAGTTCCCTAAAACATTGTTTTTTCTGCCATCTTACCTTTTAATATTGTGCACTTGATCAATATTAGCTGCATTTTTTTACTAGATATGATGGATGTGAcacaagaagaaaaggaggacCTTGGACCACCCATTTTCATATAAGCAAGGTTATGTTCTTTTTTAAGTAAATGaacaaatatttttgttttctttgcgTGCATTAAATTGGTATATAACTATCTGTTTCGTTGTGTGCATATTTAcaggaaatgatgaagaagaaaaggTTAGGATTGGGATTTGTTGTAGAAGAGCTTACAAAAGAGTATGACACAATTAAAAACCAGCTAAACAATGCAATCCCATCAGTTTGTATTTCAAAGAGGTAAATACCAAAGCTATTTGTGTTTTGATGAGTATCTATATCTCATTATTTGCTTCTTTCTGTATTGTTGGTTTGTTGCTTTTCTTTGCACCTTGATACATAGGTAGCTAATTTAACATCATTTTTTTGCCAATTTTTTATGGGTGTATATGTTAGATTTCTTGATGTGTGCCAAGAAGACAGGATTGGGCATTAGCATACTGCACATTACAAAATGTTTGTGTGTAAGGAGCATTAGTTTATACCTGATAATTCATTTCTTCCATGCACATGACTcaagattaaaaaaaatattggtgTAGGTTCTTTATGCTGTATCAGATAATTAGACCTCAAATTTCATACAATATATCCACCTATACCTAGTTTGttgaattttttgaatttactatggtTCTCGTTAGATATAAAtactttatattttttattgagAATTTGTTCTGTGAAACGTCTTATATTAAAATAATTAGACTCACTGAATTATTGAACAAAGTCGGCAATATGTTTAAAGTTTGATTTGGCAGTAGGTGTCATATGGGGCACCACAGAGGCTTGTGTTACAATCATACAAGCATCTCTATATGTAGTctacttctctctcttttttttttgaccatATAGTCTACTTCGCTCTTTGCATCTCTTATGCTATATCTTTTGATGTAAATACTTCTCTGCAGAAAATGTTCAGTAGGTGATGAGTGTGTTCAAAATTCAACTTGCTGTATCACAGTGGTAGCACAAGCTGAATCCAACTCCATGTCTCAGTTGGACATTATCAAGAAAAGAGTGATTCCAATCATACTGGATACACTACTGAAAGGTTGTTATGGTTTGATATATCTTTTACAAAATATATCCCATATTTCTATTGCGAGTTGTAGAACTTAGAAATCATGATCTTAGCTATAGGATTCCTTTCTAAGCTGCAGTGCGGAGAGGTAAAGTATTTCCGGGTGCACCTTGTATGGCTGTGTGTGTTTTCTGACATTTTGTGAAACCATACTTCGTTTCATGTGGCTTTTTATTATTCTAATATCACGTGATTTTGTAGCGACAGATTGTATTGTCTTAAGCAGACACTCACAATAAATTTAGCTATGATATTAGTCCATACTGCAATTGTGATTTGAAGTTTGGCTGATTCGAGATATGTAGATATATAGAATCTTAGGAATGTATCGAGTGCAAACCACCCATTTGCTAGCACAAGCTAAGCCCACTAGATTTGGGAATGAAAGCAATTAACAAATCCTCAAAAGAAAATTTATAATCAGTTATCGATGTGCACGTTGCTTCATAGGTCCAGACAGTCAGACACTTTTTGCTTGGAAAATGATGTAGATTTTTTATGGAGACATGAAAGCGAAggtactctttttttttccagttgACTCGATGATTGAAATTTTTGTTGGTTGTTGATCACATTTCTGATATATTTACATATCTTTTAGGAACTTCTCGTGTTAACTTGGTGTTCGTTTGGAGAAAATTGGTAGGTTATAGAATCTTTTTTATATTGAATACGTAGGTTATAGAGTCTGATGGGCTGTTGCACTAGATAGTAGGTTACACAAAGTTACAGATAAGGCCTGTGCCAGAGGTTCAAAATCTGGCTTGTATCAACTTATACTTGGCAAGGAATTGAATGTCTTAACCACTGTGCACCAAATTATACCGATTCTATGGATGGTTCTG
This window contains:
- the LOC120688226 gene encoding DNA-directed RNA polymerase IV subunit 1-like isoform X9, translating into MVDVSRRIDDYRQHPQFSVLASSLVSSRVSECLKSSKLYSRKTEGETTTDTYGMKWLKDAVLSKRSDNAFRSIMVGDPKIRLWEIGIPEGLASNLVVSEPVSTYNLENMNLKCNLHLLAKEELFIRRNGKLMFIRKANQLEVGDIAYRPLQDGDLILINRPPSVHQHSLIALSTKILPIQSVVSINPLCCTPFLGDFDGDCLHGYIPQSIRSRIELGELVSLHQQLLNMQDGRSLVSLTHDSLAAAHLLTSADIFLKKSELQQLQMLCLSVSDTPVPAVVKSMDFQSSLWTGKQLFSMLLPSGMNFICDRKLHIIDSEVLTCSSGSSWLQNSTSGLFSIMFKQYGHKALDFLSSAQEVLCEFLTMRGLSVSLSDLYMFSDHYSRRKLTEGVKLALDEAEEAFRIKQILLDPINIPVLKCHDETEDVTYRQSDYILNNLSVVRSSIMAFKDVFSDLLKMVQQHVSNDNSMMVMINAGSKGSMLKYAQQTACVGLQLPASKFPFRIPSELSCISWNEQKSLSCEAEGNNGRVGGQNLYAVIRHSFIEGLNPLECLLHAISGRANFFSEHADVPGTLTRKLMYHLRDLHVAYDGTVRSSYGQHITQFSYDTADDMYCNRDRIDEIGAPVGSWAASSVSEAAYGALDHPVNGLEDSPLMNLQEVFKCHKGTNSGDHVGLLFLSKHLKKYRYGLEYASLEVKNHLERVNFSDLVEIVMIIYDGCDTRRKGGPWTTHFHISKEMMKKKRLGLGFVVEELTKEYDTIKNQLNNAIPSVCISKRKCSVGDECVQNSTCCITVVAQAESNSMSQLDIIKKRVIPIILDTLLKGFLEFKDVEIQCRHDGELLVKVGMSEHCKAGRFWATLQNACIPVMELIDWEQSRPKNVYDIFCSYGIDSAWKCFVEYLKSVTADIGRNVRREHLLVVADCLSVTGQFHALSSQGLKQQRTLLSISSPFSEACFSRPAQSFINAAKQCSVDNLCGSLDAIAWGKEPFNGTSGPFEIMHVGKPHEPEENESIYGFLCDPEVRNFEKNHMDTCRHSTENSLRCRLACKYKGNATINGGDITIDQGFLQAKVGIWDNIIDMRTSLQNMLREYPLNGYVMEPDKSLLVKALKFHPKGAEKIGVGVKEIKIGLNPSHPGTRCFILLRNDDTTEDFSYNKCVQGAANSISPQLGSYFEKKLYLRG